In a genomic window of Sutcliffiella sp. FSL R7-0096:
- a CDS encoding SprT family zinc-dependent metalloprotease — MIHTYSGETIHFEIKYKNRKSIAIRMDVYGNVEVQAPKGTQDEKVIQLLEERWELIQEKSKEMKDRMHRQQEKEYSQEEEERILYLGNSYPVKVYQDTTIEQDYVVFDEKHLNVYVKQAEDGKIKQALKRFYYQQCKAIVEKSVRSYQSNFKVKPRSIRISDSKTTWGTCDSQLQLTFNWKLAMAPMKVIDYVVVHEMCHMIHLNHDRSFWRLVGKIAPDYKEQENWLALSSWKMTI; from the coding sequence ATGATACATACATATTCAGGAGAAACCATCCATTTTGAGATAAAATATAAAAATCGCAAATCCATTGCCATTCGTATGGACGTTTATGGAAATGTGGAAGTCCAGGCTCCTAAAGGTACACAGGATGAAAAAGTGATTCAATTGCTGGAGGAAAGGTGGGAATTGATTCAAGAAAAATCAAAGGAAATGAAGGACAGAATGCATAGGCAGCAGGAGAAGGAATACAGTCAGGAGGAGGAGGAGAGGATTCTTTATTTAGGAAACTCCTATCCTGTAAAGGTTTATCAAGATACCACTATTGAACAAGATTATGTCGTGTTTGATGAAAAACATTTGAATGTATATGTGAAACAGGCGGAGGACGGAAAGATAAAACAAGCTTTAAAGAGATTTTATTACCAGCAATGCAAAGCTATTGTGGAGAAGAGTGTAAGATCCTATCAAAGTAACTTTAAAGTAAAACCACGGTCTATCCGTATATCCGATAGTAAGACTACATGGGGAACCTGTGATTCCCAATTACAGTTAACTTTCAATTGGAAGTTGGCCATGGCTCCAATGAAAGTAATTGATTATGTAGTAGTACACGAAATGTGCCATATGATTCATCTCAATCACGACCGATCCTTCTGGCGACTTGTAGGGAAAATAGCGCCTGATTATAAAGAGCAGGAAAATTGGTTGGCGCTGTCAAGTTGGAAGATGACTATTTAA
- a CDS encoding 3-ketoacyl-ACP reductase, whose protein sequence is MISLNEKTAIVTGAGRGIGRATAIALAKEGVHLGLIGLNMSNLEKVAAELAQFDVKVSATTADVTDLESVTHAVEDIKSDLGPIDILINNAGVAKFGGFLDLTPEEWEKIIQVNLMGVYNVTRAVLPGMIERKSGDIINISSSAGQKGAPVTSAYSASKFAVLGLTESLMLEVRKHNVRVTALTPSTVVTDLAIDTNLVKGNEENVMHPEDLAELVVASLKFNPRVFVKTAGLWSTNPS, encoded by the coding sequence ATGATTTCTTTAAATGAAAAAACTGCAATAGTTACTGGCGCAGGAAGAGGCATTGGCCGTGCAACTGCTATCGCCTTAGCCAAAGAAGGCGTTCATTTAGGCCTAATCGGCTTAAATATGTCTAATCTAGAAAAGGTAGCTGCTGAACTAGCACAATTTGATGTTAAGGTTTCTGCAACAACAGCAGATGTGACCGATCTTGAATCCGTTACCCATGCTGTTGAAGATATCAAATCAGACTTAGGCCCAATTGATATCCTAATCAACAATGCTGGTGTTGCTAAATTTGGTGGGTTCCTTGATCTAACACCAGAAGAATGGGAAAAAATCATCCAAGTCAATTTAATGGGTGTGTATAATGTAACAAGAGCAGTATTACCAGGAATGATCGAAAGAAAATCAGGAGATATCATCAATATCTCTTCATCTGCTGGCCAAAAAGGTGCTCCTGTTACAAGTGCCTACAGTGCTTCTAAATTCGCTGTTTTAGGACTAACAGAATCACTTATGCTTGAAGTAAGAAAACATAATGTCCGTGTCACTGCTTTAACACCAAGTACGGTCGTTACAGATTTAGCGATTGATACAAATCTTGTTAAAGGCAATGAAGAAAACGTAATGCACCCAGAAGACCTTGCAGAATTAGTCGTGGCTAGTTTAAAATTCAATCCAAGAGTATTTGTTAAAACAGCTGGATTATGGTCAACAAATCCATCATAA
- the hxlB gene encoding 6-phospho-3-hexuloisomerase, with amino-acid sequence MNTTQYLAEIIKELNRSVDLISNDEAEKLVNGILESKKIFVAGAGRSGFMAKSFAMRMMHMGIDAYVIGETVTPNFEKDDILIIGSGSGETKGLVSMAEKAKSIGGTIAAVTIFPESTIGQLADITIKLPGSPKDQSESDFKTIQPMGSLFEQTLLLFYDAVILRFMEKKGLDTNKMYGKHANLE; translated from the coding sequence ATGAATACAACTCAATACCTGGCTGAAATCATAAAAGAGTTAAATCGCTCCGTAGATTTAATTTCGAATGATGAAGCTGAAAAATTAGTTAATGGGATTCTTGAATCAAAAAAAATCTTTGTTGCTGGCGCAGGTAGATCTGGATTTATGGCCAAATCATTCGCCATGCGAATGATGCACATGGGGATAGATGCCTATGTGATTGGCGAAACAGTAACCCCTAACTTTGAAAAAGATGACATCTTAATCATTGGCTCAGGTTCAGGAGAAACGAAAGGTTTAGTTTCCATGGCTGAAAAGGCAAAAAGCATCGGTGGGACTATTGCAGCTGTAACCATTTTTCCTGAGTCCACTATTGGACAATTAGCGGATATCACAATTAAGTTGCCTGGCTCACCTAAAGATCAGTCGGAGAGTGACTTTAAGACGATTCAACCAATGGGCTCGTTATTTGAACAAACACTTTTACTATTTTACGACGCTGTGATTCTTCGGTTCATGGAGAAAAAAGGGTTGGATACCAATAAAATGTACGGTAAACACGCCAACTTAGAATAA
- the hxlA gene encoding 3-hexulose-6-phosphate synthase: MELQLALDLVNIPEAIELVKEVEDHIDIVEIGTPVVINEGLHAVKAVKEAFPNLKVLADLKIMDAAGYEVMKASEAGADIVTILGTAEDMSIKGAVEEAKKQGKKILVDMIAVKDLAGRAKEVDAMGVDYICVHTGYDLQAVGKDSFEDLQTIKGVVKNAKTAIAGGIKLDTLPEVIKVQPDLVIVGGGITGQADKKAAAAKMQQMINQG; this comes from the coding sequence ATGGAATTACAATTAGCGTTAGATTTAGTAAATATTCCAGAAGCAATTGAGTTAGTTAAAGAAGTGGAGGATCACATTGATATCGTTGAAATCGGTACACCGGTTGTAATCAATGAGGGACTTCATGCAGTAAAAGCAGTAAAAGAAGCATTCCCTAACTTAAAGGTATTAGCAGACCTGAAAATCATGGATGCAGCTGGTTATGAAGTGATGAAAGCTTCTGAAGCTGGTGCTGATATCGTGACAATTCTTGGAACTGCTGAAGATATGTCAATTAAAGGTGCTGTTGAAGAAGCGAAAAAACAAGGTAAAAAAATCCTTGTTGATATGATTGCTGTTAAAGACCTTGCTGGACGTGCAAAAGAAGTGGACGCTATGGGCGTTGATTATATTTGTGTTCATACTGGCTACGATCTTCAAGCAGTTGGAAAGGACTCTTTTGAAGATTTACAGACCATCAAAGGTGTTGTAAAAAATGCTAAAACTGCAATCGCAGGTGGTATTAAGTTAGACACACTTCCAGAAGTCATCAAAGTACAACCAGACCTTGTCATTGTAGGTGGCGGGATTACTGGCCAAGCTGATAAAAAAGCTGCTGCTGCCAAAATGCAACAAATGATTAATCAAGGGTAA
- the zwf gene encoding glucose-6-phosphate dehydrogenase → MEAMTFVLFGATGDLAKRKIFPALYNLFLDEKLPLPISIIGVGRGDLSNTDFQKHVKDSLEAFSRRSQHDDSNLEVFIRAFRYSHVDAIKAEGYKGLLELVKQREEELNIPENRMFYLSVAPELFNVIASNIKESGLGSTKGWKRLIIEKPFGHDLKSAQVLNDKLSKAFDEEEIFRIDHYLGKPMVQNLEALGFANPVLQALWNNQYIANVQITATETVGVEERADYYDKAGAIRDMFQNHMLQMLMMTAMQLPKQISAEEIRNEKRKIIESLRPLKKEDVVNHVIRGQYGPGEIQGKPVVGYTGEPEVAPSSLNDTFVAARLYMEDDFWRGVPFYIRTGKRMTEKSTRIVIEFKNTLKDLYKTHEEETAPNLLVIEINPNESVSLQLNSKNPLNNGKLEPVNIDFYAKQADVPEAYELLINDAMRGDSSFFVHWKEVELSWKWVQPILEAFEENIIPLPLYPSGSMGPDASHQLLAEEGYKWW, encoded by the coding sequence ATGGAGGCAATGACATTTGTCTTGTTTGGGGCGACAGGGGACTTAGCAAAAAGAAAAATCTTCCCTGCTCTATATAATTTATTTTTGGATGAAAAATTACCTCTGCCCATCTCCATTATTGGGGTGGGCAGAGGAGACTTATCAAATACTGATTTCCAAAAACATGTGAAAGATTCTTTAGAAGCATTTTCTAGACGATCACAACATGACGATTCAAACCTTGAAGTGTTTATCCGTGCATTTCGTTATAGCCATGTAGATGCTATTAAGGCTGAAGGTTATAAAGGATTACTTGAACTCGTTAAACAACGTGAAGAAGAATTGAATATTCCAGAAAATCGTATGTTCTACCTATCTGTTGCTCCAGAGCTTTTTAATGTGATTGCTTCCAACATTAAAGAGAGTGGTCTAGGTTCTACTAAAGGTTGGAAACGTCTTATTATCGAAAAACCGTTTGGTCATGACCTAAAATCAGCTCAAGTATTAAACGATAAATTAAGCAAAGCTTTTGATGAAGAAGAAATTTTTCGCATCGACCACTATCTTGGAAAGCCGATGGTACAAAACCTGGAAGCGTTAGGATTTGCAAATCCAGTGCTTCAAGCATTATGGAACAACCAATACATTGCAAATGTGCAAATAACTGCAACCGAAACAGTTGGGGTTGAAGAAAGAGCTGATTATTATGATAAAGCTGGGGCTATTCGCGACATGTTTCAAAATCATATGCTGCAAATGTTGATGATGACAGCAATGCAGCTGCCAAAACAAATTAGTGCAGAAGAGATCCGCAATGAAAAGAGAAAAATAATAGAATCACTTCGTCCGTTAAAGAAAGAAGATGTAGTGAATCATGTGATTCGAGGTCAATATGGTCCTGGTGAAATCCAAGGTAAACCAGTTGTTGGCTATACAGGAGAACCTGAAGTTGCTCCTTCTTCTTTAAATGACACATTTGTGGCTGCCCGTCTATATATGGAAGATGATTTTTGGAGAGGGGTTCCTTTCTATATCCGTACAGGAAAAAGAATGACAGAGAAATCCACCCGAATTGTGATTGAATTTAAAAATACTTTAAAGGATTTGTATAAGACTCACGAAGAAGAAACTGCGCCAAATCTATTAGTGATTGAAATCAATCCAAACGAAAGTGTTTCATTACAATTAAATAGTAAAAACCCATTAAACAATGGAAAACTCGAACCAGTCAATATTGATTTTTATGCTAAGCAAGCAGATGTTCCTGAAGCATATGAGCTTTTAATTAACGATGCAATGCGTGGTGACTCATCATTCTTTGTACATTGGAAAGAAGTGGAGTTGTCTTGGAAATGGGTACAACCTATCTTAGAGGCTTTTGAGGAAAATATAATTCCTCTTCCATTATATCCATCCGGGTCAATGGGACCAGATGCTTCCCATCAATTATTGGCAGAGGAAGGATATAAATGGTGGTAG
- the gnd gene encoding phosphogluconate dehydrogenase (NAD(+)-dependent, decarboxylating), with protein sequence MKVGLIGLGKMGLNLGQNLIDNKHEVVAFDVNGSAVEEMKKYGAQGTSDLKELVESLEKPRVVWIMVPHAVVDSVIAEMTPLLGTGDIVIEAGNSHYKESIRRYNQLKEVGIHFMDAGTSGGMEGARNGASYMIGGDPEAWSIVEPIFKDTAVENGYIYAGKAGSGHFLKMVHNGIEYGMMAAIGEGFEVLEKSEFDFDYEKVARVWNNGSVIRSWLMELTERAFSKDAKLDEIKGIMHSSGEGKWTVETALDLQAATPVIAMSLLMRYRSLDSDTFTGKVVASLRNEFGGHGVEKN encoded by the coding sequence ATGAAAGTTGGGTTAATTGGTTTAGGAAAAATGGGTTTAAACTTAGGTCAAAATTTAATTGATAACAAGCACGAAGTAGTAGCTTTCGATGTAAATGGAAGTGCCGTTGAAGAGATGAAGAAATATGGTGCTCAAGGTACATCTGATTTAAAAGAACTTGTTGAATCATTAGAAAAACCAAGAGTTGTATGGATTATGGTTCCGCATGCTGTGGTGGATTCAGTAATTGCTGAAATGACACCATTATTAGGCACTGGGGATATCGTAATTGAAGCTGGAAATTCTCACTATAAGGAATCGATTCGCCGATATAACCAGCTAAAGGAAGTAGGAATTCACTTTATGGATGCCGGTACTTCTGGTGGAATGGAAGGTGCTCGTAATGGAGCAAGTTATATGATTGGTGGAGACCCTGAAGCCTGGAGCATCGTGGAACCTATTTTCAAGGATACAGCTGTCGAAAATGGATATATCTATGCTGGTAAAGCAGGGAGCGGTCATTTCTTAAAAATGGTCCACAATGGAATTGAATACGGTATGATGGCAGCGATTGGTGAAGGATTCGAGGTATTAGAAAAAAGCGAATTCGATTTTGACTACGAAAAAGTGGCTAGAGTGTGGAATAACGGCTCGGTTATTCGTTCATGGCTCATGGAGTTGACTGAACGTGCATTTTCAAAAGATGCAAAGCTAGATGAAATTAAAGGGATTATGCACTCTTCTGGTGAAGGGAAGTGGACAGTTGAAACAGCTTTAGATTTACAAGCCGCCACTCCTGTTATCGCAATGTCTCTTTTGATGCGTTACCGATCTTTAGACAGCGATACTTTTACAGGTAAAGTGGTAGCTTCATTAAGAAACGAATTTGGTGGACATGGTGTTGAAAAAAACTAA
- a CDS encoding winged helix-turn-helix transcriptional regulator, giving the protein MSRMEEKMFNCEKELTLSVIGGKWKMLILWHLGKEGTKRFGELKALMPGITQRMLVNQLRELEEDLIVKREVYPVVPPKVEYSLTEQGRSLMPILDAMYNWGKDYMENTGLSIR; this is encoded by the coding sequence ATGTCGCGAATGGAGGAAAAGATGTTTAATTGTGAAAAAGAATTAACTCTTTCCGTTATCGGTGGTAAATGGAAGATGCTTATACTATGGCATCTAGGAAAAGAGGGAACGAAGCGATTTGGTGAATTGAAAGCTCTTATGCCAGGAATCACGCAGAGAATGCTAGTTAATCAATTGCGAGAACTGGAAGAAGACTTGATAGTAAAACGGGAAGTCTATCCCGTTGTTCCTCCAAAAGTAGAATACTCCCTTACTGAACAAGGAAGAAGCTTGATGCCGATTCTCGATGCGATGTATAACTGGGGAAAAGATTATATGGAAAATACCGGGTTGTCGATTAGGTAA
- a CDS encoding Rrf2 family transcriptional regulator, with product MNSEFTIAVHSLVLLAHLPDHMASSQKIADNVSTNPARIRKIMSCLRNYGFVRTKEGIGGGYILQRDPDEITLGQIYRSVSGATIKPNWCSGDPEEECVVASNIQLVMDEVFEETDQYFSAYLDRISIASILKKIKQY from the coding sequence TTGAATAGTGAATTTACAATAGCCGTTCATAGCTTAGTTCTTTTAGCGCATTTGCCTGATCATATGGCAAGTAGTCAAAAGATTGCGGACAATGTTTCCACAAATCCAGCTAGAATTCGTAAAATAATGAGTTGTTTACGTAACTATGGATTTGTACGAACAAAGGAAGGAATAGGAGGAGGCTACATTCTTCAAAGAGATCCTGATGAAATTACATTGGGGCAAATCTATCGTTCAGTGTCAGGTGCAACGATTAAACCCAATTGGTGTTCTGGAGATCCTGAAGAGGAATGTGTGGTTGCTTCTAATATTCAACTTGTGATGGATGAGGTGTTTGAGGAAACCGATCAATATTTTTCAGCATACCTCGATCGTATTTCCATTGCGTCCATCTTAAAGAAAATAAAACAATATTAA
- a CDS encoding LLM class oxidoreductase, whose translation MNKFEKHKGYSRTFQENKLSLGLFFPLEAYKGSIPVMDLKHQVDVAQIAEEASFASLFVRDVPLNDPTFGDVGQIYDPWVFLGYLAGQTKEIALGTGSIVTTLRHPLDLAKAAASVDQISNQRLLLGIATGDRPIEFSAYKVNQEERTELFQESFFVMKEAWKKSFPLINSQRVGLEKGDLLPKPVLSDIPVFVTGRSGQSLEWIAEKSDGWISYPRNIDVQAKLIDDWRSLTNDFQPFSQSLFIDLAKDPDEGPTPIHLGFRSGYKFLIEFLNRLQEIGVNHVILNLKYGQRPAKDVINELGEKVVPHFPAFK comes from the coding sequence ATGAATAAATTTGAAAAGCACAAAGGTTATTCACGCACATTCCAAGAAAACAAACTTTCACTTGGTTTATTCTTTCCTTTAGAAGCATATAAGGGAAGTATCCCGGTCATGGATTTAAAGCATCAAGTAGATGTTGCTCAAATAGCCGAGGAAGCTAGTTTTGCTTCTTTATTTGTTAGAGATGTTCCGTTGAATGACCCGACCTTTGGTGATGTTGGTCAAATATATGACCCTTGGGTATTTCTAGGTTACTTAGCTGGTCAAACAAAAGAAATTGCATTAGGGACAGGAAGCATTGTGACGACACTACGGCATCCACTTGACCTAGCGAAAGCCGCTGCATCTGTAGATCAAATATCCAATCAAAGGCTTCTTTTGGGTATTGCAACTGGAGACAGACCTATTGAATTTTCTGCATATAAAGTTAACCAAGAAGAACGAACCGAATTATTTCAAGAGTCATTTTTTGTTATGAAAGAGGCATGGAAAAAGTCATTCCCACTGATTAACTCACAAAGAGTTGGATTAGAAAAAGGAGACCTCTTGCCAAAACCAGTTTTATCAGATATTCCTGTTTTCGTGACAGGACGTTCAGGGCAGTCACTAGAGTGGATAGCAGAAAAAAGTGACGGTTGGATTAGTTACCCGCGAAATATTGATGTACAAGCTAAACTCATTGATGATTGGCGTTCCTTAACGAATGATTTCCAGCCATTTTCTCAATCGCTTTTTATTGATTTAGCAAAAGATCCGGATGAAGGTCCCACTCCTATTCACCTTGGGTTTAGGAGCGGATACAAATTCTTAATTGAATTTCTGAATCGCTTACAGGAAATTGGAGTTAACCATGTTATTTTGAATTTAAAATACGGTCAACGTCCGGCAAAGGATGTAATTAACGAATTAGGAGAAAAGGTAGTACCTCATTTTCCTGCATTTAAGTAA
- the mnmA gene encoding tRNA 2-thiouridine(34) synthase MnmA, producing MKKRPEDTRVVVGMSGGVDSSVTALLLKEQGYDVVGIFMKNWDDTDESGFCTATEDYEDVIKVSNQIGIPYYAVNFEKQYWDKVFTYFLEEYKSGRTPNPDVMCNKEIKFKAFLNHAMSIGADYIATGHYARVEEKDGQYRLLRGTDHNKDQSYFLNALSQKQLSKTMFPLGHLSKQEVREIAIEAGLATAKKKDSTGICFIGERNFKEFLSGFLPAQPGEMQTIDGEIKGHHDGLMYYTIGQRQGLGIGGSGEPWFVIGKDLKRNVLIVGQGFHNEGLYSEGLEAIGMNWFKTDLTYKQEFSCTAKMRYRQEDQEVTVYPQEDGTAKIYFHKRQRAITPGQAVVLYDGDICIGGGTIDRVIKK from the coding sequence ATGAAGAAACGACCAGAAGATACAAGAGTAGTAGTCGGTATGTCTGGAGGTGTTGATTCATCTGTTACAGCTTTGCTTCTTAAAGAGCAAGGATATGATGTAGTGGGTATTTTTATGAAAAATTGGGATGATACGGATGAAAGTGGTTTTTGTACAGCAACTGAAGACTACGAAGATGTGATTAAGGTTAGTAATCAAATTGGGATCCCATATTATGCGGTTAATTTTGAAAAACAGTATTGGGATAAAGTCTTCACATACTTCCTAGAGGAGTACAAATCAGGTCGGACACCTAATCCTGACGTCATGTGTAATAAAGAGATTAAATTTAAGGCGTTTTTAAATCATGCGATGTCAATTGGTGCTGACTATATTGCAACAGGTCACTATGCACGAGTTGAAGAAAAGGATGGACAATACCGATTGTTGCGAGGTACTGATCATAATAAAGACCAATCATACTTCCTTAATGCTCTTTCTCAAAAGCAATTATCGAAAACTATGTTTCCGCTCGGGCATTTATCCAAACAGGAAGTGCGTGAGATTGCGATAGAGGCAGGTCTTGCAACAGCAAAGAAAAAAGATAGTACGGGTATATGCTTTATCGGTGAACGAAATTTCAAGGAATTTTTAAGTGGCTTTTTGCCAGCTCAACCTGGTGAAATGCAAACCATAGATGGTGAAATTAAAGGTCACCATGATGGTCTTATGTATTATACTATTGGTCAACGTCAAGGTCTTGGCATTGGCGGATCGGGGGAGCCTTGGTTTGTCATTGGTAAAGACTTAAAGCGTAATGTTCTGATTGTTGGACAAGGGTTTCATAACGAAGGACTTTATTCAGAAGGTTTAGAGGCTATTGGTATGAATTGGTTTAAAACAGATCTAACTTATAAGCAAGAATTTAGTTGTACCGCCAAAATGAGATACCGTCAAGAGGATCAAGAGGTAACAGTGTATCCGCAAGAAGATGGAACAGCAAAGATTTATTTTCACAAAAGACAAAGGGCTATTACCCCAGGACAAGCTGTTGTTCTGTATGATGGTGATATTTGTATTGGTGGGGGAACAATAGACCGTGTTATTAAAAAATAG
- a CDS encoding SDR family oxidoreductase: MKMLVTGATGKLGSKIVETLLNKVPGNQLAVSVRNPDKAEGLRARGVDVRKGDFDYPETLDAAFAGVDRLLIISADGENETRIRQHANAIAAAERAGVKFIAYTSIANAKESENFLAPTHKATEEAIMKTGIPYSFLRNNWYLENEISSIQGILAGAPWVTSAGNGKVGWALQQDYAEAAVAVLTGNGHENTIYELSGKLLTQKEFVSALGNVLGKEVPKQQVDDNTYADIMKGAGVPDFLIPFLVEIQTGIREGTLEVESNDFEKLLGRPATPISDGLNQIVNRIS; encoded by the coding sequence ATGAAAATGTTAGTTACTGGAGCGACAGGAAAATTAGGTTCTAAAATTGTAGAGACTTTATTAAATAAGGTACCAGGAAACCAATTAGCTGTTAGTGTTCGTAATCCAGACAAAGCTGAAGGATTGCGGGCTCGAGGAGTAGATGTCCGAAAAGGTGATTTTGATTATCCAGAAACACTTGATGCGGCTTTTGCTGGCGTTGATCGCTTGCTAATTATCTCTGCGGATGGGGAAAATGAAACAAGAATTCGACAACACGCGAATGCAATAGCTGCTGCCGAGCGTGCTGGAGTGAAATTTATTGCTTATACGAGCATAGCGAATGCAAAGGAAAGTGAAAACTTCCTTGCTCCAACGCATAAAGCAACAGAAGAAGCTATCATGAAAACAGGTATTCCTTATTCTTTTTTAAGAAATAATTGGTACTTGGAAAATGAAATTTCAAGTATTCAAGGTATTCTAGCAGGAGCTCCTTGGGTGACATCAGCAGGAAATGGTAAGGTAGGATGGGCATTACAACAAGATTATGCAGAGGCTGCGGTTGCGGTATTGACTGGAAATGGCCACGAAAACACTATCTACGAGCTTTCTGGAAAATTATTAACACAGAAAGAGTTTGTATCAGCTCTTGGTAATGTATTGGGTAAAGAAGTACCAAAACAACAAGTAGACGACAATACTTATGCAGACATTATGAAAGGTGCAGGTGTACCAGATTTTCTTATTCCTTTTCTTGTGGAAATCCAAACAGGAATTAGAGAAGGTACGCTTGAAGTAGAAAGCAATGACTTCGAAAAACTTCTTGGGCGTCCAGCTACACCAATTAGTGACGGACTCAATCAAATTGTTAATCGAATCTCTTAA
- a CDS encoding VCBS repeat-containing protein: protein MCTAPCTGYRESEGSIIQNMMLGIRDGATGVSVSIPLKENMGYDPMLFLGDFTGDGINDIFITIPTGGSGGTTNTYIYSFVNNEPRLLFDSDAFNQAYQCVVTYKDNYKVEVVSKRNGARYLIDLSLRDPEYLNGIYYANGKLKAPISGWGDPISGIYPIDFGFDGLYDLLAYQQIAGTFHADTVGTMLNRLKWNGYMFVLDYQDLAIYGTNS, encoded by the coding sequence ATGTGTACAGCACCGTGCACAGGTTATAGGGAATCAGAGGGTTCCATCATACAGAATATGATGCTTGGAATCCGGGATGGAGCAACAGGTGTCTCTGTTAGTATTCCTCTGAAGGAAAATATGGGCTATGATCCGATGCTGTTTTTGGGAGATTTTACGGGAGACGGAATCAATGATATTTTTATCACCATCCCTACAGGTGGCAGCGGTGGAACGACAAATACTTATATTTATTCTTTTGTTAACAACGAACCGCGGTTGTTGTTTGACTCGGATGCATTTAACCAAGCGTATCAATGTGTGGTAACTTACAAGGATAATTACAAGGTTGAAGTAGTTAGTAAAAGAAATGGTGCAAGATATCTAATAGATTTATCACTAAGGGACCCTGAGTATTTAAATGGAATTTATTATGCTAATGGCAAATTGAAGGCTCCTATCAGTGGGTGGGGGGATCCGATAAGTGGAATATACCCGATTGATTTTGGTTTTGATGGTTTGTATGATTTACTTGCGTATCAACAGATTGCTGGAACCTTCCATGCAGATACGGTCGGTACTATGCTGAATAGGCTTAAGTGGAATGGTTATATGTTTGTGCTGGACTATCAAGATTTGGCTATCTATGGGACTAATAGTTGA
- a CDS encoding SMI1/KNR4 family protein yields the protein MQAIKSFKKRLIENKLLVQREDGYVEEETFHFYPPASETDLAKLPDYTPKDLITFLEHQNGAELFVHPEDGGGAHLFSADEIIEHMKTWECPDSFLPIGVGLDGIWIVCQCDKNSDDNSVWIGEFLNYEDEFEKLAVDYSTWLERFIIAQGASYWDWFR from the coding sequence ATGCAAGCTATTAAATCTTTTAAAAAGCGATTAATTGAAAATAAGTTGCTTGTTCAAAGAGAAGATGGATATGTAGAAGAAGAAACTTTTCATTTTTATCCTCCTGCCTCTGAAACCGATTTGGCAAAGCTTCCAGACTATACACCCAAAGATCTTATTACTTTTTTAGAGCACCAGAATGGCGCTGAGCTTTTCGTCCACCCTGAAGATGGAGGAGGAGCTCATTTATTTTCTGCAGATGAAATCATAGAACATATGAAAACTTGGGAATGTCCTGATTCTTTTTTGCCTATAGGAGTGGGCTTAGACGGTATTTGGATAGTATGCCAATGCGATAAGAATTCAGATGATAATTCAGTATGGATTGGTGAATTTTTAAACTATGAAGACGAATTTGAAAAACTAGCAGTGGACTATTCTACATGGTTAGAGCGCTTTATTATTGCCCAGGGGGCCTCTTATTGGGATTGGTTTAGATGA